Below is a genomic region from Pseudomonadota bacterium.
TGCGAAAAAGGGGTAACGGGGATGATTCTGATTTTCATCATTTGAGGGGATTTGTACATTTTAATATATCTAATTTTAAGTGATTTATGCGATTCGCGATGGCTTAACCTTGAGCTTGGCGGCGGAATTTAGCTGTCAGGCCAGTCTTTAAGCTTAGCTACTGTCCATCAATTTATATCCCTCAAGGCACTAATACGTTAGGAAGTAGGCAATTAATACAGTGATCTTTAGCAGAAAATGAATATATAATGAAAATCATTCTCATTTAGGTTTAGATGCTATGGATAAAAGAAAACTCTCCGATATGAAGCTTGGAGAGCAGGCGAAAATTACCAATGTGGTTCAAAATTCTGCAAATGATTCGATAGCGCGCAGGCTTAGAGTCCTTGGGTTTATTGAGGGAGAGGAAGTAAAGTTAATTACTTTTGGTCCTATCGGTCAAGATCCACTCCTAGTGCAAATCGGATTCACGAGATTCGCGCTTCGTGCGAGCGAAGCAAGTCGCGTGGAAGTTCAGTAGCTGACGGATGACTGGCATGAGAGTCGCTCTAGTTGGTAATCCAAATTCAGGGAAAACAGCGCTATTCAACTTGTTGACTGGTAGTCGGCAAAAAGTGGCTAATTACCCCGGAGTTACAGTTGAAAAAAAGTCGGGTTTGATGCGTTTGGGTGGCAATCAAGAATGGGAGATTTTAGATCTGCCGGGTGCTTACTCTTTTGATACCGAGAGTTTAGATGAAATCGTTACCAAGGATATTTGCTTGGGTAATGTTTCAGGTGAGAGATGCCCTGATGTTATTGTTTGCGTTGTTGATGCAACAAATCTAAGGTTACATTTAAGATTTGCTCTGGAAGTTAGGGCGCTCGGAATTCCGATGATTTTGGCGCTCAATATGTCTGATGCAGCAAAACGACGCGGCATAACAATAAATATTCAGGGGTTGTCAGAGCAACTTGGCATCCAAGTCATACAAACCATCGCTGTTCGTAAAAATGGTGCAGATCAGTTAATTAATGAAATAAAGCAAAACCTGCCCCAAATCTCGCCTTGGTTCGCTGACGATATAGATTATCACGAAGAGGCTAAAAGGCTAATTTTCTCTAATGTGGGGATGCCCAACAAA
It encodes:
- a CDS encoding FeoA family protein, with translation MDKRKLSDMKLGEQAKITNVVQNSANDSIARRLRVLGFIEGEEVKLITFGPIGQDPLLVQIGFTRFALRASEASRVEVQ